From Bos javanicus breed banteng chromosome 5, ARS-OSU_banteng_1.0, whole genome shotgun sequence, the proteins below share one genomic window:
- the PFDN5 gene encoding prefoldin subunit 5, whose amino-acid sequence MAQSVNITELNLPQLEMLKNQLDQEVEFLSTSIAQLKVVQTKYVEAKDCLNVLKKNNEGKELLVPLTSSMYVPGKLHDVEHVLIDVGTGYYVEKTAEDAKDFFKRKIDFLTKQMEKIQPALQEKHAMKQAVMEMMSQKIQQLTTLGAAQATAKA is encoded by the exons ATGGCGCAGTCAGTTAACATCACCGAGCTGAATCTGCCGCAGCTAGAAATGCTCAAGAACCAACTGGACCAG GAAGTGGAGTTCTTGTCCACGTCCATTGCCCAGCTCAAGGTGGTTCAGACCAAGTATGTGGAAGCCAAGGACTGTCTGAACGTGCTGAAGAAAAACAACGAGG GGAAAGAATTACTTGTCCCACTGACGAGTTCT ATGTATGTCCCCGGGAAGCTACATGATGTGGAACATGTGCTTATCGATGTGGGAACTGGCTACTACGTAGAGAAG ACAGCTGAGGATGCCAAGGACTTCTTCAAGAGGAAGATAGACTTCCTTACCAAGCAAATGGAAAAAATCCAGCCAGCTCTGCAGGAGAAGCACGCCATGAAACAGG CTGTCATGGAGATGATGAGCCAGAAGATTCAGCAGCTCACAACCCTGGGAGCAGCTCAGGCTACCGCCAAGGCCTGA
- the MYG1 gene encoding MYG1 exonuclease, whose product MGHRFLRGFLPVLLPPLPLRSPHLKLSLEPVAPSKRPRSHLMAPPRIGTHNGTFHCDEALACALLRLLPEYREAEIVRTRDPEKLAACDIVVDVGGEYDPQRHRYDHHQRSFTETMSSLSPGKPWQTKLSSAGLIYLHFGHKLLAQLLGTSEEDGMVGTLYDKMYENFVEEVDAVDNGISQWEEGEPRYLLTTTLSARVARLNPTWNQPNQDTEAGFKRAMDLVREEFLQRLDFYQNSWLPARTLVEEALAKRFQVDPSGEIIELEKGGCPWKEHLYQLELGLSPAGTIAFVIYTDQAGQWRVQCVPKEPHSFQSRLPLLEPWRGLRDEALDQISGIPGCIFVHASGFIGGHRTREGALSMARATLAQRPAPTPAPNPMVQ is encoded by the exons ATGGGCCACCGCTTCCTGCGCGGTTTCCTGCCTGTCCTGTTGCCGCCGCTACCTCTCCGGAGCCCGCATCTCAAGCTCAGCCTGGAGCCCGTCGCACCTTCCAAACGACCCCGCAGCCACCTCATGGCCCCGCCCCGAATCGGGACGCACAATGGCACCTTCCACTGCGATGAGGCGCTGGCGTGCGCTTTGCTGCGCCTCCTACCGGAGTACCGG gagGCAGAGATTGTGCGGACCCGAGACCCCGAGAAACTGGCTGCTTGTGACATCGTGGTAGACGTGGGTGGCGAATACGACCCTCAGAGACACCGATATGACCATCACCAGAG GTCTTTCACAGAGACCATGAGCTCCCTGTCCCCTGGGAAGCCATGGCAGACCAAGCTGAGCAGTGCGGGACTCATCTATCTGCACTTCGGGCACAAGCTGCTGGCCCAGTTGCTGGGCACTAGCGAAGAGGACGGCATGGTGGGCACCCTGTATGACAAG ATGTATGAAAACTTCGTGGAGGAAGTAGATGCGGTGGataatgggatttcccagtgggaggagggagagccTCGGTACCTGCTGACCACCACGCTGAGCGCCAGGGTTGCTCGGCTTAATCCCACCTGGAACCAGCCCAACCAAGACACTGAG GCTGGGTTCAAGCGTGCAATGGACCTGGTTCGAGAGGAGTTCCTGCAGAGACTAGATTTCTACCAGAACAGCTGGCTGCCAGCCCGGACCCTGGTGGAAGAGGCCCTGGCCAAGAGGTTCCAG GTGGACCCAAGCGGGGAGATAATAGAACTGGAAAAGGGTGGCTGCCCCTGGAAGGAGCACCTCTATCAGCTGGAGTTGGGGCTGTCCCCTGCAGGGACCATCGCCTTTGTTATCTACACAGACCAGGCTGGACAGTGGCGGGTGCAGTGTGTGCCTAAGGAGCCCCATTCGTTCCAGAGCAG GTTGCCCCTGCTAGAGCCATGGAGGGGTCTTCGGGATGAGGCCCTGGACCAGATCAGTGGAATTCCTGGCTGTATCTTTGTCCATGCCAGCGGCTTCATTGGTGGGCACCGTACCCGAGAGGGTGCCCTGAGCATGGCCCGTGCCACCTTGGCCCAGCGCCCAGCACCTACACCTGCCCCAAATCCCATGGTCCAATAA